From the genome of Rhinoderma darwinii isolate aRhiDar2 chromosome 1, aRhiDar2.hap1, whole genome shotgun sequence:
catctcaggaggccggcagtGACACGTCActactggagaccagtggaggtgagtatggtattttttaaatttattttagtaGTGAAATCGCAAGTGCCTGATTGCCCGGCATAACCctcctgatgtcttctaggaatgTATTCAACTTGGATATAGTCTTAAAAGATATCAGAGAATCAGACAGGGCAATTGGGGTACTTTCAATTAGTGACAAATTTATTCAAATTGGACAGCCCCGAAATGAATTTTGgggaattcgctcatctctactgaggTTCAATACTTTTTCAGACTTCTACAAAAATCTTGTGGTCAGTAATTACCATATTGTGGCTTTCTGCTTTCTCAAGGTAAAGTCTCCACTTTTTAATTGTccattttatggctaacaataaCCAATATCAAAATTCCTTTCTGCTGAGGAAAACTTACATAAGAAATAGGCATGTTATGTAAATTAGTAAGATAATTGAATAGTACTTCACCCACCCCCACTTCAGAGGCATCCACCTTAACAATGGTTGATGTGGATAGGGCTGTCTAAGTATAAGTGCTGTGGTATCGTAAAAGATTTTGGCCTTCACTCAGAATCTTTTTTGATCAGATCCTTTGGGAAACCGATAATAAACTTTCTGTAGTAATTGGCAAAAGTCTAGGAACCTCTGTATccccttttgttttttgtttttagaccTTAAAAGATAAACGCCTGGACTAAAGCAAGATCCATCCTAAATTCTGTGGCTGAAATTATATACTCAAGAATAGTACCTTAAATACAAATTTTTGAGGTTTtgcaaataaattattttaacacAATTTTTACAAGACTGTactaaaattaaaaacatgaCTAGCCAGTTTCTTTGAAaaatctttttattattattattattatttttactatgcTTATCAAGATACACAACCATAAACCTGCCACAATATCCCTATTAATGTCATTGATGAAGTCCTGAAAAAATGCTGGAGTTTTACATCAAGGGGCATTATAAGATATTTATAATGCTTTTTAGGAGTATTAAAGAGAGCCTGTCACTAGGTCAAATAAGTTGAACCTGTACCAGAGATTCGGCCCACTGTTGTTTTTGCTACCCATGTGCTAATTtgttgtagttagccaacagggtagaGCTAGCTTCCCTGTCTCTCTGATGCTTACCAATCAGCACGTGGCAGGTGAGGGTAGctcacaccctgttggctaactacagcaaattagtatAGAATGAGCCAACACaatagtgggccatatctctggaacggggaggtccaaaagaaaaattaaacagtgcgggaatcagggagacagctttATTCAGGTCAGAAAACCAGTTAAACttttatgacctagtgacaggtcctcttttaatGCAACTTCACATTCATCCACCTCTCGGATGCAGATCAGATTATAGGGTGTTCTCAGAGCACACTGTAGCTGACTAAACAGATGGAAAATCAAaggcaataaatattggattttaaccataattttttttcattttcggaaATCAATACTTGGTTGTATACCTCCATCTTTCTTAGCAAGAAACACCCCTACAGGAGAAGAAGATGGCCTTACTAATCATTTCCTTAGACTGTAAACAATATAGTCTTTCTGAGACTTAGAAAGATACAAAGACATGACCCAGGAATGATGCCAATGTCACAATCATAACATCTATGGAgttaatttctcaccatttttttCAGAGCATACGTCAGATTCCCTCTACcccctctatagacttctattggcaagcAGTAAAGAGACACACCGCTACTTTCTGCAGTCCGTCTCATCTGCTCTGTACAAAAGGGGGTTGTCAGCAGATTACAgggagggagacacctagtggtagtaacttcacaaagaatttgcacggataaaacaactacattttaacagataGTCCATTACAAATTTGATCTATATCTGGTATACTATTAGGTTAGCATTAGTAGTTTGaaatgaaaagttagtgtccatttaacccctccccgcaatttcacgtacagttacgtgatgggagatggtgttttcccgcaactccacgtaactgtacgtgaaacagatggagctggctcagcagctgagccagcgacatcaccgccgggtgacagctgtatgttaaagctgGCACCCtggggtatcggccaggaccgaagctagcctccgatccgaccgattaacccctcacatgctgtgtTCAATGGAGATcgtagcatgtgaggagtttacagccaccggcaccccagtaacgtgatcgctgggttgccggtggctgcaaaggcgatcggagggctaatgcttaactcccggtctgccagtaagggaatcctcctatgtcccgtcgtcggcggggcccaggaggcttccgttaccatcggcaagatggcgccagctcagcttccggctcagaagctgagccggcgtcatcagcagtgggtgtccgctgtatgttacagcagacaccccgatctatcgccgagaaccggagctagctccgattcctggcattaaccccttcgatgcagcgatccattgtgatcgctgcatcctagaggtttgtagcaaatcgacagccttgccatgcgatggcaaggctggcgactgctactatggcaacaggagccctaacaatggcctcctgtctgctattacgtaagctgattaggccccgcccggaggcggagcctgatcggcttgctgtcagtgaacaactgacagttctaatacattgcactacataggtagtgcaatgtattagaacatcaaacaaacagttggaccttcaagtcctctagtcggactaaagaaaagtctaaaaaaaagtgtaaaaaacgtaaaaataaaagttgtaaaaaatacaataaaagtttcaaataataacacaaaacacaatcgcactttttcccttatcaagtcatttattattgaaaaaaataataaagccatacatatttggtatcgctgaaaccgtaacgaccttaactataaaaatattatgtgaacgccgtaaaaaaaaactaaaaaatactgacataattgctattttttggtcactttgtcttccaaaaattgaaatataaagtgatcaaaaagtcgcatgtacccaaaaatggtgtctataaaaactataactcgtctcgctaaaaacaagccctcatacagctccgtctacgaaaaaattaaaaccgttatggctctcacaacttggcgacagaaaaaatccattctctttacaaaagttattttattgtgcaaaaagttgtaaaacatgaagtgctataaattaggtatcaccggaatctgactgacacgcagaataaaggtaacatgtaatttataacgcatggtgaacgctgtataaaaataattttaaaaatatgccagaattgctgttttttggaaaCGTTGCCtcctaaaaaaaaggataacaagtgatcaaaaagtcacatgtaccccaaaatagtaccaataaaaactccagctcgtcccgcaaaaaaaacagcccacataccactatgtctattaaaaaataaaattagttaaagaggctctgtcaccagattttgcaacccctatctgctattgcagcagataggcgctgcaatgtagattacagtaacgtttttattttttaaaaacgagcatttttggccaagttatgaccatttttgtagttatgcaaatgaggcttgcaaaagtccaagtgggtgtgttaaaagtaaaagtccaagtgggcgtgtattatgtgcgtacatcggggcgtttttaatacttttactagctgggcgctctgaagagaagtaacatcctcttctcttcagaacgcccagcttctgacagtgcagatctgtgacgtcactcacaggtcctgcatcgtgacggccacatcggcaccagaggctacagttgattctgcagcagcatcagcgtttgcaggtaagtcgatcttacctgcaaacgctgatgctgctgcagaatcaactgtagcctctgctgccgatgtggccgtcacgatgcaggacctgtgagtgacgtcacagatctgcactgtcagaagctgggcgttctgaagagaagaggatgttacttctcttcagagcgcccagctagtaaaagtattaaaaacgccccgatgtacgcacataatacacgcccacttggacttttacttttaacacacccacttggacttttgcaagcctcatttgcataactacaaaaatggtcataacttggccaaaaatgctcgttttttaaaaataaaaacgttactgtaatctacattgcagcgcctatctgctgcaatagcagataggggctgcaaaatctggtgacagagcctctttaaggctccaataagccaggaaataaaaatatgcagttgtgccggcccgaggggaacattagtTCTGttgcaagtggcgaattatcaaggcccctaaaattagggaaccaggaaggggagggcccaaacatatttgCTTGAAGGGtgtccatattataccaggacaacacttcccagcaaaattcctgaaactgcaaagatcccgagtgtggaccaaaaggggaataagtaaggaccatttattagtgcgacaccggcctgtgcagaaaggattgtgtcacagcgtagcacacatcaatggatcattttattgttttttttttaccccattattattacacctgactatgccccttatatactctgcccggcttacatgtacccccacattataaacggaaacaccagtaagactccaaacaaaactactacaagcaaaatccacgctccaaaagccaaatggcgctacctcccttctgaaccctacagtgtgcttacttccacatatatggcatcggcatacccgggagaacccttttaacaatttttggggtgtgtgtctccagtggcacaagctgggcgtcacatattggcatatctatggaaaaaaatcccattttcactctgcaacatcgagtgcacaccaatttctgccaatcacctgtggggttaatatgcacagtacacctctaggtgaataccttgaggggtgtagtttccaaaatggggtcacttctggggggtttccactgttttagtcccacagggactttgcaaatgtgacatagcgcccagaaaccaatacagcaaaatctgtactccaaaagccaaatgccactccttcccttctgagccctactctgtgcccaaaaagcagtttatgaccacatatgtggtattgccgtacacaggagaagttgctttacaagtgttggggtgatttttttcatttatttgttgagaaaatgaaacattttcagctaaaactacgtcttattgaagaaaaaggattttttttattttcactgcccaattctaataaaatctatgaaacatctgtggggtcaaaatgctcactacacccctagatgaattcctcaaggggtgtagtttcgtgaatcgagtcacttttggggagtttccattgtactggtaccttaggagctttgcaaaagtgacatgtgtcaagaaaccaatccagcaaaatctgtgctccaaaagccaaatggcgctccttctcttctgatccttgctgtgtgcccaaacagcagtttatttccacaaatggagtattaccgtactccagagaagttgctttacaaatgttggggttcttttattcctttatttgttgagaaaatgaaaaattttgagctaaagctacgtcttattggaaaaaaaggattttttttatcttcacttcccaattctaataaaatctatgaaaccactgtgggttgaaaatgctcactacacccctagatggattcttcaaggggtgtagtttcctaaatggagtcacttttttggtgaatTCACAGTTtttgtcccttaggggctttgcaaatgcgacatggtctccgcaaaccattcctgctaaatttgagctccaaaagccaaatggcgctctttcccttctaagccctgccgtgtgtccaaacagccttttatgaccacatgcagggtgttgttttactcgggagaaattgctttacaaaagtagtggtgcattttctccttttagtccttgtggaaattagaaaaaattatctaaacctacattttctttgaaagaatgtagattttcattttcacggcctaattccaataatttctgcaaaaaacctgctgggtcaaaatgctcactatacccctagataatttcctcaaggggtatagtttccaaaatggggtcacgtttgggggatttccactgttttggcgccgcaagagcctttcagacccgacatggtgcctaaaatattttctaataaaaaggaggccccaaaatcctctaggtgctcctttgtttctgaggcctgtgcttcagtcaataagtgcactagggccacatgtggggtatttctaaaaactgcagaatctgggcaatagatatgagttgcgtttctctggtaaaactttctgtgttacaaaaaaaatagatgaaaaatgaatttctgcaaaaaaaaaaagaaatttgaaaatgtcacatctactttgccttaattcctgtgaaacatctaaagggttaagaaactttctaaatgctgttttgaatactttgaggggtgaagtttttaaaatggggtgacttatcgaggttttctaatatataaggccctaaaatcaacTTCACAACTGACCTGGCCCCTgtataaatagccttttgaaattttcttgaaaatgtgagaaattgctgctaaagttctaagccttttgatgtcatagaaaaataaaaggatgttctaaaaacaatgccaatctaaagtagacatatgggtgatgttaattagcaacaattttgtgtggtattactttctgtcttacaagcagatacatataaatttagaaaaatgcaaatgttttcaattttttgcaaaattttggtgtttttcacaattaaatacttaatgtattgagcaaattttgccagtaacataaattccaatgtgtcacgagaaaataatctcagaatcgcttggataggtaaaagcattccgaagttattaccacataaagtgaaacatgtcagatttgaaaaaattggctgtgtcctgaaggccaaaacaggctgtgtccttaagggtatgttcacacggccaaatttcagacgtatacgaggcgtattatgccttgttttacgtctgaaaatacggctccaatacatcggcaaacatctgcccattcatttgaatgggtttgccgacgtactgtgcagacgacctgttatttacgcgtcgtcgtttgacagctgtcaaacgacgactcgtaaaaatacagcctcgtcaaaagaagtgcaggacacctctttcatacgtttttggagctgttttctcatagactccaatgaaaacagctccaaaaacggacgtaaaaaacgccgcgaaaacggcgcgaaaaacgcagcgaaaaatgcgagttggtaaaaaaacgtctgaaaagcagggtctgttttcccttgaaaacagctctggattttcagacgttttggttgactacgtgtgaacataccctcaggggttAAGGTACAATGGGTTGGAAGAACGGACCTTGAGCATGTGAAGTCTCCTGCTGTGCCAACCATACAAATAGTTAATGTACCATCTGCATCAGGGTTTTGACTTGATCCACTAATAGCAGTACTTGCACTTGTATCGTTTGCATGACTcaagatttttgttttttattctgtGATAAAGACATTGCAAAATACATAATATGTGTCATTTTAGTACTATTATTTGGCAGTACATTCTGCTATTGCTATGTCACAGATAAAAACAAAATTACTGAAATGCTTTAAACTCAATACCCCAATATTACActaattatttatattatttgccAATTGcacaagtgacaaaaaaacataaaatcttaaaaacataacgaaaaaaaacctAGAAAACTTCAAACACTTTTAactaaaacataatttatttGGCAGGGCCCtcagactgaaaaaaaaaaacaaaaacctggaagGCTATAAACATAGCTTAATGGCATTTAATTATTTCAAAATGCTTAAAAATTATACTATTTTATTTGCCATTGTGTTCTGTCCATGTCACTGATGAAAAAAAATGGAGTGCTGTTATTACACATTTCTTTAAAAGCGTGCTTTACAATTGTCaaagatagaaaaaaataaacactgTATGTAGAGTGCACCAAAATGAAGCAAATTAATTATTTGGCAGTTCAGTGCATTCTGCCCATGtcacagatggaaaaaaaaatcatgaatgCTGCAAACGCAATACACCAAAATTAGACAAAGCTAATGCAAACTGATATAATTTATACATTAACTGTGTAATCAGATCAGATCATTTGCAAAAGTACAACGAAAAGAAAATCTACAGTACAAAGGTGGACATTTCATAATGCAAaccaaaaatacacacatttctAAGATTGTACTAGTTATAAAAATACCAAATTCAAACTGATTATTTTAGATAAAAAGATAATGGGCCAGCTTCCTCTAGGTTTAATAAGTCCCATTAGTTTAATCATCTATACAATTCTACAAATCTTGCACAATTATCATGGGATCCCTACCATTACACTGACATAACCAATGCAACATAAATTTAAGGGCAGCTGAAGAGAATTAATTCAGTATAAATGGTCATATGCTGGAGGAAGGATCTGTACATTATTTCATTGGTAATATTTTACGGTATTCAATTACTTAATGCCTTAAAAACCTGATTTCCTCACACTGAATGTAAGGTAACTATCATGACCAAGTTTTCTTCCCCTAAGGCTTATACAATTTTGTACATATGAATTAATGCacttttattttaaattaaagtacataaAAGTAAATTACATTAGCATTCCACATTATCTTGGTAGTTTGGTATTTTAAAAATTCATATCACACACTTTCCTTTCTCAACATTTGTTATTTAGAATTTAAAATAGAATTGAAGCAGGGTAGTATTCTAAAATGTATCACACTTCTGTATACATCTGAATATATTTGATGGGCACATTTCTGAATAGTCACAAGTTAAATCACAAGTGTACTTTCCTTATTATTAGAAATTATATCTACATTTCATATTATCCCAAACAATCTCACTATGTATCAGCCTAAAATTATCAGATTTGACAACAGATACGATAAATGTGCATTATACACTGctgtattgtatatctatattGTTCCCTgggttttttgtttatttgcagTGGGCAAACTAGTGGAGTTAGTAAAAAACTGATGTTACTAATGATTTGGTTATATTTGATAtatgtgttaggccccatgcacacgaccgtaaaaaacctcagtttttgcggaccgcaattgcggtccgcaaaaactgagccattcactttcattgaacactgacacctttccgtagcactacggaagggtgtccatgccgtggaaatgttccgggaattatggaacatgtccgttctttcgcattttgtgggccgtgctcccatactttgtatgggagcacggcccgaaaatgcggctgtcagtcagcggccggccgtgcccgcaatcgcgggtcgtgattgcgggcacggtcgtgtgcatggggccttagttgacTTGCTTGTAATCACATTTCTAAACATTTGGTGCTTGCGTCTGTGCAAATTTCCGAATATGCATGCAGATTATTTGTATAGCCAGATTCACCCATAGGAGATCCTTTGCCATTGAGAAGTGCACCACTATCACCCACAAGGTTTGTTAGCcgttaaaatacatttttacacaAATCTGGAAAATCCTGTTTGACATGTGTTGCAGTTTTTGTATGCCAAATGTGTAGTGAATGCGATAAGTTATTTTAACAATCCTATTTATACATTGCTTTATTGACCTCTGTGGTGCGTGTTATAGACCTTTGTATCACACAAAGAATGTAGCTGCGGGTTAAGTGTATATAAAATTCACACATTTTTCCACAGATACCATATCTCAATATGCAGTATAGGAATAAAACTGAGATTACAGAATTTTTCCTCCATGGATTTCCTCCTTTACTTGAACTGCAGATAatcttttttctattatttttacttatttatgTCCTGACCATATCTGAAAACATCATTATTGTTATCACTATACAACTTCACCCCAAACTCCAGAAGCCTATGTATTTCTTTCTTAGCAACCTGGCCTTCCTAGAGATTTGCTATGTTTCAGTCACCATCCCGAATTTATTAGTAAATGTTCTAACAGAGAGGAAAAGCATCTCTTTCACTGGCTGTATGACACAGCTCTTCTTTTTCATTTCTCTCATGTGCACAGAATGCGTTCTCTTAGCAGTAATGGCATTTGACCGGTACGTTGCCGTTTGTCACCCATTACATTACGTTAGAATTATGAGCCATGATCTCTGTGTAAAGCTATCTTTATCTTCATGGGTGTCAGGATTTACAATCACCATTATTAAAGTATATTTTATATCCAAATTATCATTTTGTGGTCCAAACATCATTAACCATTTTTTCTGTGACATCTCTCCAGTTCTCAATCTCGCATGTATAGACATGTCACTAGCTGAGCTAGTGGACTTCATATTAGCTTTGGTTATTCTTCTCATCCCGTTATTAGTGACTGCAATTTCCTATATCTGTATCATTTACACAATTTTAAAAATATCATCAAATGATGGAAGACGAAAAGCCTTTTCTACGTGTGCTTCTCATCTAACAGTAGTCACTATATTCTTTTCAACTACACTTTTTATATATGCACGCCCAAAAAAAGCCAAGTCTGTGGATGCCAATAAGCTTATATCTCTCTTATATGCTGTTTTCACTCCTATGATTAATCCTTTTATTTACTGTCTACGAAACAAAGAAATCTGGGGCACATTAACAAAGTATTTTTGCCATAAAGAAAATCTCCCAGAACTCTTTTCCGTCTGTACTAGTAAATAAGAAACCAGGATGGATGATGGGAACATTTTAAGGTATTAACATCAGTGGTTTAGACCTCACCTTTAAAAACTAGTTGACTGTGACTTCAATTTATGGTGTGTTGATGCTCTTTTTATGTATTGTATGGATATAATTTTACATGTATTGTATAATACTGGATACTGTATATTACTTGTCAATTGTTTTCAGGCAgcttaaacaaataaaatagcatttttaaaagACACTGTTGTAATTAAGTTAACAATGGTCAATGGGCTTTTTCAAGCTTATGTTGCTGATGGACAGATgttgtgctgtttctggaaaaaaagcagAATCCTTTTACTTTTCTTGGACAACCTATTTAAAAACATCCATCTTTTGGTAGGAATTGTAACCTGCAAAATCTCCTTTGTGTGTTTCTGTGAGGAGATAGGTTAGTTAAAGTAGAAATccatttttgtatacatttttttacagcatttcaCAGTTAAAACATATATTGAgttaaatgttgttgttttttttttgtctattctGATGGTTTCCTGATTATAGCTAAGCTTGTTTAAAGACTGAGCAAGGCTGCTCAACTCAGTCTACCAAAATGTACTGTATGTGAGCAAGAAGTAAGATACAGCTGAAAGGGAGTAACATATAACTGCAGTACTAGAcaacacacagggttttttttttgtcgtgTGCTACCATTGAGACACAtgtctgcataggagctataTTCACAAAATAGTAGGAGAATTTTAATCAAAACTGTTTGCAAAGTTGCTATGTTTATTATTTGAGATGAATTGGagccgtaagaaaaaaaaaaaggttacaatggTGGACATATCCTTAAAATCATAAATCACAACAGGTAAATAACAGTTCTCAGGACTCAACGCCTATTGGCAGGAAAGTAATGAGTTTTATAGATTACATTTGTCATATGGTTGGTCCTAAATACCGCAGCACAAAAATTCCCATTTCTTGGTGAGACAAACGATCACTCACAGTATCTTTTGTCATGAGTtcccaaaataaaaacacaaaaaagttacatcaaataaaaaaatgccacaaatgaCTACTCTGGTTAAATTTGAATACAACATTtttcatataaataaatacataaaataatcttGCCTTTATATTGGGTTAGTACACGCACAACAGATTAATCTTAAATTAGCAAATTGTCCAGTAGACTCTTTGTGTATAATAATCAAACAAGTGTCCAACATATTCATTTTACAGAAGtaaaaacttaaatttttttaattactatttaaaaataaaaaaaactcaataGTCTCTTACATTATATCTTATATTTTGCCCATTTCCCTTTCTCTAATTATTTTGACCAAAATTGGTCATTTGACTGTAAGTTTAGGAGAAAAACATTTGGGACAAAAGCAGGGGCGTAGTTAATGGGGGTGCAGAAATACCAGTCGCACACTGGATCTGGTGCCTGAGGGTCCCAAAGGCCTCTTTTCCTCATGAGAAGgagtcacataagaagacaccagttttataaaTAAACATTATAGGTTGGGGGGGCCTATGGCAGATTTTGTGCTGAAGCACAGGagtttcaagttacacctcttagATAATAGACATGGGCTAGGTTTATCTTTTTTGCTGTTAACATGTTAATCTTCTTTACATTGATGAGGAAGTGTATTTTTAATACAGAATGTCTATTGTCAATAAGTAGAGAATAGC
Proteins encoded in this window:
- the LOC142648921 gene encoding olfactory receptor 6B1-like — protein: MQYRNKTEITEFFLHGFPPLLELQIIFFLLFLLIYVLTISENIIIVITIQLHPKLQKPMYFFLSNLAFLEICYVSVTIPNLLVNVLTERKSISFTGCMTQLFFFISLMCTECVLLAVMAFDRYVAVCHPLHYVRIMSHDLCVKLSLSSWVSGFTITIIKVYFISKLSFCGPNIINHFFCDISPVLNLACIDMSLAELVDFILALVILLIPLLVTAISYICIIYTILKISSNDGRRKAFSTCASHLTVVTIFFSTTLFIYARPKKAKSVDANKLISLLYAVFTPMINPFIYCLRNKEIWGTLTKYFCHKENLPELFSVCTSK